Proteins encoded within one genomic window of Macaca thibetana thibetana isolate TM-01 chromosome 3, ASM2454274v1, whole genome shotgun sequence:
- the MOSPD3 gene encoding motile sperm domain-containing protein 3, translated as MRRGAPQDQELVGPGPPGRGSRGAPPPLGPVVPVLVFPPDLVFRADQRSGPRQLLTLYNPTGTALRFRVLCTAPAKYTVFDAEGYVKPQSCIDIVIRHVAPIPSHYDVQDRFRIELSEEGAEGRVVGRKDITSVLRAPAYPLELQGQPDPAPHPGPPAGTPPPTARHFQEHPRQQLATSSFLLFLLTGIVSVAFLLLPLQDELSSQLPQVLHVSLGQKLVAAYVLGLLTMVFLRT; from the exons ATGCGCCGTGGGGCGCCCCAGGACCAGGAGCTGGTGGGTCCGGGGCCCCCTGGGCGGGGGTCCCGGGGCGCCCCTCCTCCCTTGGGACCCGTTGTCCCGGTTCTGGTCTTTCCCCCGGATCTAGTATTCAGGGCGGACCAGCGGAGCGGACCCCGACAGCTGCTGACCCTCTATAACCCCACAGGAACTGCGCTTCGATTCCGAG TCCTGTGCACAGCACCTGCCAAATACACGGTGTTTGACGCAGAGGGATATGTGAAGCCTCAGTCTTGCATTGACAT TGTGATTCGCCATGTGGCACCCATTCCCAGCCACTATGATGTCCAGGACCGCTTCCGTATTGAGCTGTCTGAGGAAGGAGCTGAGGGCCGCGTGGTGGGACGCAAGGACATTACCTCTGTTCTGAGAGCCCCAGCGTACCCCCTTGAGCTTCAGGGACAGCCGGATCCAGCGCCTCACCCAGGGCCTCCTGCTGGGACACCACCACCCACGGCCAGACACTTCCAGGAAC ACCCCCGCCAGCAACTGGCCACcagctccttcctcctcttcttgctGACGGGGATTGTCTCCGTGGCCTTCCTGCTGCTCCCACTCCAGGACGAACTCAGCAGCCAGCTGCCTCAAGTCCTGCACGTCTCCCTGGGACAAAAGTTGGTGGCCGCCTACGTCTTGG GCCTCCTCACCATGGTGTTCCTCCGGACCTGA